A region of the Euwallacea similis isolate ESF13 chromosome 10, ESF131.1, whole genome shotgun sequence genome:
TCTTTCGCTCTTTCGCCAGTTTTCGCCTTTTCAGAATCATCTCGTAGAGCACGTCTAGACCTTCATGGAGACCGTCTCCCGTAATTGCGCATGCTGGTTGCACGTGCCATAGGTGACCTCCGGGGGCTCCGCCGTTGCCTAGTTCTATAATTGTTGATAGAGTGAGAAGGGAATATTAAGATTATGTGCTACAAGTACCTGTAAGACCCAAGAGCTTTTCTAAATCCTTGGGTTCCCGTGCGCCAGGCAGATCCTGCTTGTTAGCCAAGACCAAGATCGGTACTTGGGAATTCTCCGGTGATTTCACAGTTCTGACCAACTCCATCTTAGCTTCTTCCATTCGCTCCACGTCTACAGAGTCCAGGACAAACACTATTCCATCAGTGCACCTTGTGTAGGACTTCCATAGGGGTCTCAGCTTTTCCTGACCTCCGACATCCCAGACCAGGAAATTCACCCCTGAAGCAATTATTGACCATCAACAAATTTAAACCAATCTTTTATATAGGGTCTTCAGCAATGCCCAGTTTTGAGGTAAAATTAACATGATGCTATTGACTTTCTTAGCACTTTGAGCTTTACCTTTGGCTTTTCCTATCATGCCCTTGACCTTCTCGCAATTGAACCCTATTGTTGGTACTGTATTCAGGTACTGGTCGAATTTCAGTCTGTAAAGGGCTGTGGTTTTGCCCGCAGAATCCAGGCCCAGCATCACCACGTGGAGAGTGCCTTGGCCGGAGGGCAGGGCGTCCAGCAGGGAAGCATTTTTGCCCATGTTTGCGCCCATGGCATGGGGTTTAATGGAAGGCTAGTCGAGTTGGGAATCTACATGGTGGAGAGGTTTAATTGCATGGATTTACTAGGTGGGAGAGTTAGAGGTAGGGAGGGCTAGTGGGTGCCTTTTTGGTGCATGGCAAAATCTGCAAGAAAATATTCTATGAATTTTACTATAATTATAGCATATTCTATATATGTAATAACAGTTTATTTGGGAAGTTGCCGCTTATTAGCCGAGAGTGGCACGCTACTGGGATATGCACTATTTGATTCAGTGCATTTTCGGCTACTTCATTCGAAAAATTCATAGTCGTAGACGTATTGCGCtataaaaggtaattttttttattatgatcTTCATAAATCTTGTTAATGTATTGAAcacgattttttttaggaatttgcTACATATGAATCGAGGATGATACGCCACTggggtatttttttatataattgaGCATAGTTTGGTTTAATCTATGGCAAACAATCAAAGACGTAGGAGTTGCATTTTAAAagggttaatttttaaattaagcttTCATACAACCTGTTAATGTAACTAATCTTAAGAGAagttttttgggaaattacATAGGATGTAAAAACCGAGGGAGCTACGccattggaatattttttgttctattCAGTACCCTTTTGTCAACGTtgtgttaaaaattcataggcgtacttgaatttcctttcaaatgtgaattttttaaattatgaccTTCGTACGTCTTGGTAATGCCTTGAACACGAAGGGGAGGTTCTTTTGAGATTTTGCCGCATACGCACAGGGTGTCTTGAAGtaacttgaaatattttggaagaGAATTCTAGGGATTAAAACAATACAAGAAGGTATTATAAATATgacccaaaaattgcttcttaaagagGCTAGAACTCCTtaaaggaaaatgttttttcacaatatttttccaattggtttgcgctaaaattacgaaaatcgATATATTGCAACAAGTTGAaatgggaaaactttttttgtgttaataattgcagattttaatCAAGTGCGTCAAATACAGGAAATTCCTACGTAAATGTTGaccaaacttttttgtttatgacATTCCttactttttgaaatcaaattactgaatcgtaaatatttttaattaaaaaagatccTCTTATTTTGTTTCGTTAGGATAGactgttttccagaaaaatgagtGTTTACAAACCGACGCACGATTACATGGACATCGAAATCTATGAAGAAAAGAATTAGAGAATTCATTgaaatgaacattttcaacatttgttgtgaataagagataaatccttaataatattagctTTGTTATTGCtggttaataaaaaaatatttctgttaCAAGGATGCCTGctatgtttattaagatgcatTTCGACGTCTATGTAATCGTGCATCgattataaaaactaatttttttggaaaacgtTCTATTCTAACGAAATGAAATGAGAGGaccttttttactgaaaaatatttgcgattcagtaatttgatttaaaaaattaacaaatgttacaaacaaaaaagttaatgcaACATTTACGTAGGAGAACCTCTGTATCTGATGCCCCTGaccaaaatatgtaattactaaCACAAAAACAGTTTTCCCATTCTAATTCATTACAGTATgccgaatttcataattttaacgcaaaccatttcgaaaatattgcgaaataACCATCTTCAGAGTTTCTGTTTTAAGGAGTTTTAGCCtctttaaaaagcaaattttatggTATGTctgtaagaattttttatttttattttaatctctaaaatcaaatcccaaaatattttaacattatttctGGACACTTTGTGTAGACCAAAGGTGTATTATGTAAGGTGGTACGTACAAGAGGCCGGTAATGTGGTTTTTTTACCCTAATTGGTGAACGGGAAGTCACTAACTTGAAATTTGGTAAGCAGCGATAAAATTGGATCtggaatatttttgttaacagaaaaatttgaattaatcaGTGACATGACGTttgaggggggggggggggtacaCACGCTTATTTAtggataaaacttttttgtaatattaaattttgacacgAAGAGATCGTGTGCATAATAAGCAGCTTTTTTAACCataaaaaggtactttttgttaaattcGCTTAAACTTaccgttttccagaaaaacgGGTTTTAAAAAGTCatgtccaaaattttatattaaaaaagaaattctataaaaaaataagtacgTGTGTCCCCCAAAACGTCACGCCactgattatttaaaatctcttttgtaaaaatatttcagaccCAAATTTATGGCTACCTACCAAATTTCAACCCTTTGTGACTTCCCGTTCACCAAGTAGGGTCAAGAAATTACTTTACCGGCCCCACCTTTAAACGGTCATAACTTTCTTAAGAGacgatttagaaaaataactatttaaaattttatcttatatGAATGTGTAGAATGCGCCCCTGAAGTAGGGGCCCGTCCCTTAaaaccaccctgtacaatGTATTTAACGCTACCGCAATACATGTTGGGTTGATTAAAGCGTTTGCCAGAGAAGAATATGGAAATGGAAGAGCATGGAAAGGGCAATAACGGACATAAACATGGATAGAGTTAGTTGATAGTAACGTTAATTGGCGGCTTTAGTAAAGTTCGAGATTCAGCTGCAGCCGCTTCCTACACGATAGCGCTCCAAGAACTGGACCCCAAAGGAGGCCagtaaaacttaatatttacactaaaaatcaaattatctGTCTACAACTGTTTACTATTTATACATAAAGCAGGAGCTGGCGCCAGATTTAAGAGCTATTAGTCTGCAGTCCTGGATATTCAGAAATCGCTcttaaatttaagaattacGACTCTGTTTTCGTGACAAAGCGCGGCAGAGCTGCCTGCCTTGTCTTCATTTTAATGAATGCAACGTCCGCATTTGATACACGACAACATACAGCAAAATAACTGCACATTATTATAATTGATTAATAACAGACACCATTACATTCTCGCAAGAGCGTATTAGGTAACAGTTTATAATCAAACATTATTAATTGCGAACGGTACggtcaaataataaatagccCCATTGTATAAATCTTTAGTATTGGCCAATGGAAATTgttgcaatattttaattacacgCAACTTCTTCGAGTTTTGCCCGCGTTGAACATTAAGGTCATCAAATAAAAGAAGTGAGAATCTGGGACTGCTAAGGATTTCATGCAAATTGCGGCAGTGATGCAAGAGATGTGTCATGGACCCGAAACCCTCGTTAATCATGAGTTGTTTGGGAAAATGTTGTTTAACTACTCAGTTAAATCCGTAATTAAATTCTTCTTTTGCTTCGCACCTTCCGCCACTAGACGCACAGCGGCGGCCATAGAACTAGGAACGCGTACTTCCTTTACTGAAATTGGAACCGAGGAAGTCTGGCAACACTGCAAAAATCAATGTCCTCAAAGCTGGGGGATTCCCATGTATTATGAAAATACCAAATCAATCAGTGCGTTTCAAATACTGATAGAGAGTGGACGTCAGATTAAGAACGCTGTTGATTTGCCAGTTTAGCATATCTATCGGTGCCGAtttgtgaaagtttttataagaTTTCGATTTTGAGAACGAATTAAACGTAGAAAACAAcgcgaaaatcgaaaaattgtCCGTCGCTACTTAGAGAACTAATTATTAACTCGGGGTCTTCGGGGATGTCGTATAAGATTGTTGCAACAATGCTCTAAAACAGTGCTCTTTCGTGCGATTAAGCATTTGAAGAGCCATGGAACTGCACAAAATCTGTCACGCAAAACGAAGTCCCGAAAACCGGATCCTGGAACAGATAGACAAATCGCGAGACTTTCCCGTCGAAATTCCGTGATGATGGCGGTTGGTATCCAGAAagagatttttccaaaaagttgTGAAAATATTAGGGTGGATCACACATGAACCGGAAttatgtttgaaaaatgtattggaacaagatccaaaaataaaatgtacacATTATTTTCCCTACATAATGTcctgatttaaaaatagatttttcccATCGCATTTGAAGTTTCTTAATGCCGTTATCGGAGAAAGAAGTGAAGCGTGTTTGCAACCAATTACGCATGAAACCCTCAACAGCTGCATCTTTGTCGAATTTTTCTCCTCCCGGCGTCTCTTTCAACGAGCTAAATCACAAGGGGATAAGTCCGGACCATAGAGAGGATGCTTCAATGTTGGCCATTGAATTTTgtccaacttttttttaggttGACTGTGTGAGGACGGACATTGTCGGGAAGCAGAACCACGTTTCTAATCGAAAACTCTCGTCTTTTCTGGCGACGTGTAAGCTTCGCCGCTGCCAGCAGCTAGCAGTAATAGACTGCGTTAACTGGGTGACGTACATAGAAAAAGTCAATGTCCAAACATCCTTTGAAATCCCAAAAGACTGTTAAGAGGGCCTTTCCAGTTAAAAGGTGTGTTTTGACTTTAACACCCTTCCTCCTCCGCTTCATGCTCGCTTGCTTTGACTCTGGGGTGTAGTGGTGAACCCAGGTCTCGTCGCAAGTGGCAATACGCTGCAAAAAATCATTTCCCGCAGCTTGAAAATGTTTGTCGACAAATCTCAAGAGACTGTTGTTTTTGTTGATCAGTCATAAGATGAGACATCTATTACCCCTAGGCATACGAACTCCCTACTGATGCTCTACTAACCGCCCGAGAGAAATTCCGATTCATATTTGCTTTACCCTCATAAAAACTTAATGTTATCCGTTCGAATAATCACACGTCTGAAGCCAATGTACATGGACGAGTTGCGCGTAAAAAATCGatgatttcaaaaaatggCTAGAATACAGTTTGCCAAAAGGACCAAAAGGTAAGGACCTTGTCCCAGTGGAGATATGTTCTTTGGTCCgatgaaacaaaaatcaatcGGATATCGGATAGGATCAGAtgtttaaaccaaaaatacaATCCTAAATGCATCGCAATCATCATCAATTCATCGGAAATGGATCGAGTCAAGTATGGAGTTGTTTTCCTGGTTCAGGCCCTATCCATAAAATTGAGGGGATTATGAATCGCGTCCAATATAAGAATATTATGAAGACTGTAATGTTACCGTATGCCGAAGAAAACTTGcctgtaatttgaaaatttcaacgaACCGAAGCATACGGTAGCTAGCGTACGTGCTTGGTCCGATCAGAATTCTCTCTCTTCTAAGATGGTCTTTCTGTAGTCTGGATTTTAATcccattgaaaatttgtggaaCGATGTAAAAAAGGCTTTGAGacaagaaaacatttaaaatattccaaatttattcAACGCTGTTAAGCAAGTGTGGTACTTTATTCCTAAGGAATGTTGTCAAACAGTAATTAAGGTTATGCCAAGTCGTTGTTTGGAAGTAGAGAAGAATAAAGGCCACCCGAGTCGTTACtagttattttatgttttgtttgtttattttttttatacattgatatttgtttaaatacaTCGTTCTTAATTATATTTCCGAAGAtttattgacttttttatgaaaaagtatatttttttaagtttcgattattgcaattttcctaaaatttgtattattaacCTCTCTTATGATCGAATAAAGAGACATTAAAGAAATAGTtgtgatttttaaagtttaccTTCAaggaattatattttctatttgttcATATATCGTTCTTAATTATATGGCCGCCATTGTAGGTATTTCCAAATTCCACAATCATTGCTTCGATTTTTATTGCATGCTCCATTAACGCAGTGGTAATAGAGGCctaaaaaaactgtaataaatattattagacAATGAGGCTCCATAAGCAAATTTGACGCTGCTACTGGACTACTTTACAAAAATTCGATAGATGAGTCCCAAATTCCAGCGGCACTGTTTTATTTTCCCATGCGAACTCCATTAGCGTAGCTGTTGTAATTTTCTAGTGTAAAGTAAATTCAGTAAAAATGTTATCAGactgttattttttaaaagtaaatctGCCGCTGTCACTGGATTACTATAAAATTAGTCcataattatttcgaaattctCGATCCATTACTGCTTTTTGCCAATGAATACTCCACTGGCTTAGTTGCCACAATAatcttgtaaatatttataaattcaatatgaTTTTCGttatcttaattattttcctttgcaTACTTCATTGGCGTATCTGTTGTCATTCTTTAgtaataatatcaaaaatccaACGAAAATATCATGAGaacttataaatataaatctgATACTTCTACTATCTAGTTAGTGTGCTAAAACCACTGGTGTACCATGAAGTCGCTGCCACTGCAGCACAATAAAAGAGTAGGAAATcagcttttattttaataatcacccaAAATATCTCTAAAGCACAGTGAGAACATAACATACATACCTTATATTGGgtcaaaaaaaatcaagttaagCATAGAATTTCAATCCGAGAAAAATTAGTTTCTGAATCTTTGAGTTCACTGACTACAAAAGACTGGTAATTTTCAGAATCCAAAGCCTGAAGTGTTCTGTATTAAATGTCTCATTTGTGTATcgatttaaatattaacagcAGGCAGGTACTACAAGGCAGATACTGGAACTCGACTCAAGAGTATTCATTTTgtggaatttttgaattgtaaaaaaaagtttcctaCGCCTATGGCATTTAGGCGCTACTATTTTGGGAGGTTCCAGGAGaggcacaattttttttaattcataattttctagGCAAACcatgttttcaaaattgcagAAAAGATTTCTCTTTTATCagcttttgagatatttttaaatataaaaaattatgatggACGTCGAAAGAGGTTTTCAGGggattttaaaagtttttaaggtGCATTTTGCAACTTTAAATCTTGATTAATTCGAGAACTTCCGAGAGGTTAACGACCTTTCGGAGGCTCTAAATTAGAGTTGGAAGGTGATTTGGAGTCGAGATTATTGTTGCTCTCCTAAAGAGCAGTGTTCGTGACGACTTTCTATAAAGATTGTCTTTCTTATTCACAGGCCCTTCCATGTGACCATCGGTGTTTTCCTTctaattttaaccaaaaacgACGAAAAACCATGATTGACATCGACCATGATCGTAAACTGTAGCTCAAGACTTAACACATGCTCAGCCATCACAAAACACgatcttttaaataaataaataactccATTACATAATCGAACCACGTTCTCTAACGTATGTATGTACTATTGTTGTGTTTGGAATCAATAAACTGTTCTTTAACAGCCCGTTTCGTGTTCCCAGAACGGACGTTTATCGTTAATCCTCTTATTGCTTATGCATAACTGACAATAATTAACGTTACCAACACTTTGTTTAAATAGTTAAATAAGTGATTATTTCGGACTAGAACttaaacagtaaaatttcACTGAAGAGGAAAATGTGTGTCAGGCAACAGGTTCCTCGAGAGAAAGAGACACAAGTTAATCTACATCTGAGTTGTCAACAGCAGGtctttattgcattttaatggccaagtaaaaatgttttgtttgttCACGAATTTGTCCGGAAAATCATAATACCggataattttaattccaatattttaagGTTTAGGTGGttttcattatacagggtgtataatgtgaattttattatacagggtgaagtACATGTATAAACTTCTTAAATGAACAATTCATATTCACTAGAGTTCGCAGGTCCGCTAAGTTCTCAAGATACAGgcaattcaaattaaatttttagttccGTTTTTTCAATCAGTCCTCTTCAGGATTGATTGGCGAATACACCTGCTGTATGTTTAATAATAGTACACGACTCATATCCTGTTACTCAGATCTCCTTCGTTTTCGACTACCGTTTCATAAACTAGCGAACTCAAGTGCCCTCacaaaaaatctaacggattCATATCGGGTGATCTGGGAGGCCATGCATGAGGTCCTGCTCTTCCTATCCAAGTAAATTAAAGCTTAGTTGCATATTATGCTGCACGAACTACATTTCTTGTCTGGTTCATCAACAACTTCTAAACGTGTGTAGTAG
Encoded here:
- the Arl4 gene encoding ADP-ribosylation factor-like protein 4C — translated: MGANMGKNASLLDALPSGQGTLHVVMLGLDSAGKTTALYRLKFDQYLNTVPTIGFNCEKVKGMIGKAKGVNFLVWDVGGQEKLRPLWKSYTRCTDGIVFVLDSVDVERMEEAKMELVRTVKSPENSQVPILVLANKQDLPGAREPKDLEKLLGLTELGNGGAPGGHLWHVQPACAITGDGLHEGLDVLYEMILKRRKLAKERKKKGR